In the genome of Muntiacus reevesi chromosome 5, mMunRee1.1, whole genome shotgun sequence, one region contains:
- the SF1 gene encoding splicing factor 1 isoform X10, which yields MATGANATPLDFPSKKRKRSRWNQDTMEQKTVIPGMPTVIPPGLTREQERAYIVQLQIEDLTRKLRTGDLGIPPNPEDRSPSPEPIYNSEGKRLNTREFRTRKKLEEERHNLITEMVALNPDFKPPADYKPPATRVSDKVMIPQDEYPEINFVGLLIGPRGNTLKNIEKECNAKIMIRGKGSVKEGKVGRKDGQMLPGEDEPLHALVTANTMENVKKAVEQIRNILKQGIETPEDQNDLRKMQLRELARLNGTLREDDNRILRPWQSSETRSITNTTVCTKCGGAGHIASDCKFQRPGDPQSAQDKARMDKEYLSLMAELGEAPVPASVGSTSGPATTPLASAPRPAAPANNPPPPSLMSTTQSRPPWMNSGPSESRPYHGMHGGGPGGPGGGPHSFPHPLPSLTGGHGGHPMQHNPNGPPPPWMQPPPPPMNQGPHPPGHHGPPPMVPGKYACGLWGLSPASRKRYDAAATYGHDAAAAAASQWAASTPTLWSSSPMATAAAAASATPSAQQQYGFQYPLAVAAKIPPRGGDGPSHESEDFPRPLVTLPGRQPQQRPWWTGWFGKAA from the exons ATGGCGACAGGAGCGAACGCTACGCCGCTGG acTTCCCCAGTAAGAAGCGGAAGAGGAGCCGCTGGAACCAAGACACAATGGAACAGAAGACGGTGATTCCAGGAATGCCTACAGTCATCCCCCCTGGACTTACTCGGGAACAAGAAAGAGCTTATATAG TGCAACTGCAGATAGAAGACCTGACTCGTAAACTGCgcacaggagacctgggcatCCCCCCTAACCCTGAGGACAG GTCCCCTTCCCCTGAGCCCATCTACAATAGTGAGGGGAAGAGGCTTAACACTCGCGAGTTCCGTACCCGCAAGAAACTTGAGGAGGAACGGCACAATCTCATCACGGAAATGGTTGCCCTCAACCCTGATTTCAAGCCACCTGCAGATTACAA ACCTCCAGCAACACGTGTGAGCGATAAAGTAATGATCCCACAAGATGAGTATCCAGAAATCAATTTTGTGGGGCTGCTGATTGGGCCAAG AGGGAACACCTTGAAGAACATAGAGAAGGAGTGTAATGCCAAGATCATGATCCGGGGGAAGGGTTCtgtgaaagaaggaaaagttGGGCGCAAAGATGGCCAGATGCTGCCAGGAGAAGATGAGCCGCTTCACGCCCTGGTCACTGCCAATACCAtggagaatgtgaagaaagctgtagAACAG ATAAGAAACATCCTGAAGCAGGGTATCGAGACCCCTGAGGACCAGAACGACCTACGGAAGATGCAGCTTCGAGAGTTGGCTCGCTTGAATGGAACCCTTCGGGAAGATGATAACAG GATCTTAAGACCCTGGCAGAGCTCTGAGACCCGCAGCATTACCAATACCACAGTGTGTACCAAGTGTGGAGGGGCTGGCCACATTGCTTCCGATTGCAAGTTCCAAAG GCCTGGTGACCCCCAGTCAGCTCAGGATAAAGCACGGATGGATAAAGAGTACTTGTCCCTCATGGCTGAACTGGGGGAGGCCCCTGTGCCTGCATCTGTGGGCTCCACCTCTGGGCCTGCCACCACACCACTGGCCAGTGCACCTCGGCCTGCTGCTCCCGCCAACAACCCACCTCCACCG TCTCTCATGTCCACTACCCAGAGCCGCCCACCCTGGATGAATTCTGGGCCGTCAGAGAGTCGGCCCTACCATGGCATGCACGGAGGTGGCCCTGGTGGGCCTGGAGGCGGCCCCCACAGCTTCCCACACCCGCTACCCAGCCTCACAGGTGGGCATGGTGGACATCCCATGCAGCACAACCCTAATGGACCCCCGCCCCCCTGGATGCAGCCGCCACCACCACCGATGAACCAGGGCCCCCACCCACCTGGGCACCATGGCCCTCCTCCAATGG TACCTGGGAAGTACGCCTGTGGGCTCTGGGGTCTATCGCCTGCATCAAGGAAAAG GTATGATGCCGCCGCCACCTATGGGCATgatgccgccgccgccgccgcctcccagTGGGcagcctccacccccaccctctggTCCTCTTCCCCCatggcaacagcagcagcagcagcctccgcCACCCCCTCCGCCCAGCAGCAGTATGGCTTCCAGTACCCCCTTGCCGTGGCAGCAAA GATCCCTCCCCGCGGCGGCGATGGCCCGAGCCATGAGAGTGAGGACTTTCCGCGCCCATTGGTGACCCTTCCAGGCAGACAGCCTCAGCAGCGCCCCTGGTGGACAGGATGGTTCGGCAAAGCAGCCTGA
- the SF1 gene encoding splicing factor 1 isoform X5 — protein sequence MATGANATPLDFPSKKRKRSRWNQDTMEQKTVIPGMPTVIPPGLTREQERAYIVQLQIEDLTRKLRTGDLGIPPNPEDRSPSPEPIYNSEGKRLNTREFRTRKKLEEERHNLITEMVALNPDFKPPADYKPPATRVSDKVMIPQDEYPEINFVGLLIGPRGNTLKNIEKECNAKIMIRGKGSVKEGKVGRKDGQMLPGEDEPLHALVTANTMENVKKAVEQIRNILKQGIETPEDQNDLRKMQLRELARLNGTLREDDNRILRPWQSSETRSITNTTVCTKCGGAGHIASDCKFQRPGDPQSAQDKARMDKEYLSLMAELGEAPVPASVGSTSGPATTPLASAPRPAAPANNPPPPSLMSTTQSRPPWMNSGPSESRPYHGMHGGGPGGPGGGPHSFPHPLPSLTGGHGGHPMQHNPNGPPPPWMQPPPPPMNQGPHPPGHHGPPPMDQYLGSTPVGSGVYRLHQGKGMMPPPPMGMMPPPPPPPSGQPPPPPSGPLPPWQQQQQQPPPPPPPSSSMASSTPLPWQQNTTTTTTSAGTGSIPPWQQQQAAAAASPGAPQMQGNPTMVPLPPGVQPPLPPGAPPPPPPPPPGSAGMMIPPRGGDGPSHESEDFPRPLVTLPGRQPQQRPWWTGWFGKAA from the exons ATGGCGACAGGAGCGAACGCTACGCCGCTGG acTTCCCCAGTAAGAAGCGGAAGAGGAGCCGCTGGAACCAAGACACAATGGAACAGAAGACGGTGATTCCAGGAATGCCTACAGTCATCCCCCCTGGACTTACTCGGGAACAAGAAAGAGCTTATATAG TGCAACTGCAGATAGAAGACCTGACTCGTAAACTGCgcacaggagacctgggcatCCCCCCTAACCCTGAGGACAG GTCCCCTTCCCCTGAGCCCATCTACAATAGTGAGGGGAAGAGGCTTAACACTCGCGAGTTCCGTACCCGCAAGAAACTTGAGGAGGAACGGCACAATCTCATCACGGAAATGGTTGCCCTCAACCCTGATTTCAAGCCACCTGCAGATTACAA ACCTCCAGCAACACGTGTGAGCGATAAAGTAATGATCCCACAAGATGAGTATCCAGAAATCAATTTTGTGGGGCTGCTGATTGGGCCAAG AGGGAACACCTTGAAGAACATAGAGAAGGAGTGTAATGCCAAGATCATGATCCGGGGGAAGGGTTCtgtgaaagaaggaaaagttGGGCGCAAAGATGGCCAGATGCTGCCAGGAGAAGATGAGCCGCTTCACGCCCTGGTCACTGCCAATACCAtggagaatgtgaagaaagctgtagAACAG ATAAGAAACATCCTGAAGCAGGGTATCGAGACCCCTGAGGACCAGAACGACCTACGGAAGATGCAGCTTCGAGAGTTGGCTCGCTTGAATGGAACCCTTCGGGAAGATGATAACAG GATCTTAAGACCCTGGCAGAGCTCTGAGACCCGCAGCATTACCAATACCACAGTGTGTACCAAGTGTGGAGGGGCTGGCCACATTGCTTCCGATTGCAAGTTCCAAAG GCCTGGTGACCCCCAGTCAGCTCAGGATAAAGCACGGATGGATAAAGAGTACTTGTCCCTCATGGCTGAACTGGGGGAGGCCCCTGTGCCTGCATCTGTGGGCTCCACCTCTGGGCCTGCCACCACACCACTGGCCAGTGCACCTCGGCCTGCTGCTCCCGCCAACAACCCACCTCCACCG TCTCTCATGTCCACTACCCAGAGCCGCCCACCCTGGATGAATTCTGGGCCGTCAGAGAGTCGGCCCTACCATGGCATGCACGGAGGTGGCCCTGGTGGGCCTGGAGGCGGCCCCCACAGCTTCCCACACCCGCTACCCAGCCTCACAGGTGGGCATGGTGGACATCCCATGCAGCACAACCCTAATGGACCCCCGCCCCCCTGGATGCAGCCGCCACCACCACCGATGAACCAGGGCCCCCACCCACCTGGGCACCATGGCCCTCCTCCAATGG ATCAGTACCTGGGAAGTACGCCTGTGGGCTCTGGGGTCTATCGCCTGCATCAAGGAAAAG GTATGATGCCGCCGCCACCTATGGGCATgatgccgccgccgccgccgcctcccagTGGGcagcctccacccccaccctctggTCCTCTTCCCCCatggcaacagcagcagcagcagcctccgcCACCCCCTCCGCCCAGCAGCAGTATGGCTTCCAGTACCCCCTTGCCGTGGCAGCAAA ATACGACGACTACCACCACGAGCGCTGGCACAGGGTCCATCCCGCCATGGCAACAGCAGCAGGCGGCTGCCGCAGCTTCTCCAGGAGCCCCTCAGATGCAAGGCAACCCCACTATGGTGCCCCTGCCCCCAGGGGTCCAGCCGCCTCTGCCGCCCGGGGCCCCTCCCCCTCCGCCGCCTCCGCCGCCTGGTTCCGCCGGCATGAT GATCCCTCCCCGCGGCGGCGATGGCCCGAGCCATGAGAGTGAGGACTTTCCGCGCCCATTGGTGACCCTTCCAGGCAGACAGCCTCAGCAGCGCCCCTGGTGGACAGGATGGTTCGGCAAAGCAGCCTGA
- the SF1 gene encoding splicing factor 1 isoform X9 has translation MATGANATPLDFPSKKRKRSRWNQDTMEQKTVIPGMPTVIPPGLTREQERAYIVQLQIEDLTRKLRTGDLGIPPNPEDRSPSPEPIYNSEGKRLNTREFRTRKKLEEERHNLITEMVALNPDFKPPADYKPPATRVSDKVMIPQDEYPEINFVGLLIGPRGNTLKNIEKECNAKIMIRGKGSVKEGKVGRKDGQMLPGEDEPLHALVTANTMENVKKAVEQIRNILKQGIETPEDQNDLRKMQLRELARLNGTLREDDNRILRPWQSSETRSITNTTVCTKCGGAGHIASDCKFQRPGDPQSAQDKARMDKEYLSLMAELGEAPVPASVGSTSGPATTPLASAPRPAAPANNPPPPSLMSTTQSRPPWMNSGPSESRPYHGMHGGGPGGPGGGPHSFPHPLPSLTGGHGGHPMQHNPNGPPPPWMQPPPPPMNQGPHPPGHHGPPPMGKSVPGKYACGLWGLSPASRKRYDAAATYGHDAAAAAASQWAASTPTLWSSSPMATAAAAASATPSAQQQYGFQYPLAVAAKIPPRGGDGPSHESEDFPRPLVTLPGRQPQQRPWWTGWFGKAA, from the exons ATGGCGACAGGAGCGAACGCTACGCCGCTGG acTTCCCCAGTAAGAAGCGGAAGAGGAGCCGCTGGAACCAAGACACAATGGAACAGAAGACGGTGATTCCAGGAATGCCTACAGTCATCCCCCCTGGACTTACTCGGGAACAAGAAAGAGCTTATATAG TGCAACTGCAGATAGAAGACCTGACTCGTAAACTGCgcacaggagacctgggcatCCCCCCTAACCCTGAGGACAG GTCCCCTTCCCCTGAGCCCATCTACAATAGTGAGGGGAAGAGGCTTAACACTCGCGAGTTCCGTACCCGCAAGAAACTTGAGGAGGAACGGCACAATCTCATCACGGAAATGGTTGCCCTCAACCCTGATTTCAAGCCACCTGCAGATTACAA ACCTCCAGCAACACGTGTGAGCGATAAAGTAATGATCCCACAAGATGAGTATCCAGAAATCAATTTTGTGGGGCTGCTGATTGGGCCAAG AGGGAACACCTTGAAGAACATAGAGAAGGAGTGTAATGCCAAGATCATGATCCGGGGGAAGGGTTCtgtgaaagaaggaaaagttGGGCGCAAAGATGGCCAGATGCTGCCAGGAGAAGATGAGCCGCTTCACGCCCTGGTCACTGCCAATACCAtggagaatgtgaagaaagctgtagAACAG ATAAGAAACATCCTGAAGCAGGGTATCGAGACCCCTGAGGACCAGAACGACCTACGGAAGATGCAGCTTCGAGAGTTGGCTCGCTTGAATGGAACCCTTCGGGAAGATGATAACAG GATCTTAAGACCCTGGCAGAGCTCTGAGACCCGCAGCATTACCAATACCACAGTGTGTACCAAGTGTGGAGGGGCTGGCCACATTGCTTCCGATTGCAAGTTCCAAAG GCCTGGTGACCCCCAGTCAGCTCAGGATAAAGCACGGATGGATAAAGAGTACTTGTCCCTCATGGCTGAACTGGGGGAGGCCCCTGTGCCTGCATCTGTGGGCTCCACCTCTGGGCCTGCCACCACACCACTGGCCAGTGCACCTCGGCCTGCTGCTCCCGCCAACAACCCACCTCCACCG TCTCTCATGTCCACTACCCAGAGCCGCCCACCCTGGATGAATTCTGGGCCGTCAGAGAGTCGGCCCTACCATGGCATGCACGGAGGTGGCCCTGGTGGGCCTGGAGGCGGCCCCCACAGCTTCCCACACCCGCTACCCAGCCTCACAGGTGGGCATGGTGGACATCCCATGCAGCACAACCCTAATGGACCCCCGCCCCCCTGGATGCAGCCGCCACCACCACCGATGAACCAGGGCCCCCACCCACCTGGGCACCATGGCCCTCCTCCAATGGGTAA ATCAGTACCTGGGAAGTACGCCTGTGGGCTCTGGGGTCTATCGCCTGCATCAAGGAAAAG GTATGATGCCGCCGCCACCTATGGGCATgatgccgccgccgccgccgcctcccagTGGGcagcctccacccccaccctctggTCCTCTTCCCCCatggcaacagcagcagcagcagcctccgcCACCCCCTCCGCCCAGCAGCAGTATGGCTTCCAGTACCCCCTTGCCGTGGCAGCAAA GATCCCTCCCCGCGGCGGCGATGGCCCGAGCCATGAGAGTGAGGACTTTCCGCGCCCATTGGTGACCCTTCCAGGCAGACAGCCTCAGCAGCGCCCCTGGTGGACAGGATGGTTCGGCAAAGCAGCCTGA
- the SF1 gene encoding splicing factor 1 isoform X11 translates to MATGANATPLDFPSKKRKRSRWNQDTMEQKTVIPGMPTVIPPGLTREQERAYIVQLQIEDLTRKLRTGDLGIPPNPEDRSPSPEPIYNSEGKRLNTREFRTRKKLEEERHNLITEMVALNPDFKPPADYKPPATRVSDKVMIPQDEYPEINFVGLLIGPRGNTLKNIEKECNAKIMIRGKGSVKEGKVGRKDGQMLPGEDEPLHALVTANTMENVKKAVEQIRNILKQGIETPEDQNDLRKMQLRELARLNGTLREDDNRILRPWQSSETRSITNTTVCTKCGGAGHIASDCKFQRPGDPQSAQDKARMDKEYLSLMAELGEAPVPASVGSTSGPATTPLASAPRPAAPANNPPPPSLMSTTQSRPPWMNSGPSESRPYHGMHGGGPGGPGGGPHSFPHPLPSLTGGHGGHPMQHNPNGPPPPWMQPPPPPMNQGPHPPGHHGPPPMDQYLGSTPVGSGVYRLHQGKGMMPPPPMGMMPPPPPPPSGQPPPPPSGPLPPWQQQQQQPPPPPPPSSSMASSTPLPWQQRSLPAAAMARAMRVRTFRAHW, encoded by the exons ATGGCGACAGGAGCGAACGCTACGCCGCTGG acTTCCCCAGTAAGAAGCGGAAGAGGAGCCGCTGGAACCAAGACACAATGGAACAGAAGACGGTGATTCCAGGAATGCCTACAGTCATCCCCCCTGGACTTACTCGGGAACAAGAAAGAGCTTATATAG TGCAACTGCAGATAGAAGACCTGACTCGTAAACTGCgcacaggagacctgggcatCCCCCCTAACCCTGAGGACAG GTCCCCTTCCCCTGAGCCCATCTACAATAGTGAGGGGAAGAGGCTTAACACTCGCGAGTTCCGTACCCGCAAGAAACTTGAGGAGGAACGGCACAATCTCATCACGGAAATGGTTGCCCTCAACCCTGATTTCAAGCCACCTGCAGATTACAA ACCTCCAGCAACACGTGTGAGCGATAAAGTAATGATCCCACAAGATGAGTATCCAGAAATCAATTTTGTGGGGCTGCTGATTGGGCCAAG AGGGAACACCTTGAAGAACATAGAGAAGGAGTGTAATGCCAAGATCATGATCCGGGGGAAGGGTTCtgtgaaagaaggaaaagttGGGCGCAAAGATGGCCAGATGCTGCCAGGAGAAGATGAGCCGCTTCACGCCCTGGTCACTGCCAATACCAtggagaatgtgaagaaagctgtagAACAG ATAAGAAACATCCTGAAGCAGGGTATCGAGACCCCTGAGGACCAGAACGACCTACGGAAGATGCAGCTTCGAGAGTTGGCTCGCTTGAATGGAACCCTTCGGGAAGATGATAACAG GATCTTAAGACCCTGGCAGAGCTCTGAGACCCGCAGCATTACCAATACCACAGTGTGTACCAAGTGTGGAGGGGCTGGCCACATTGCTTCCGATTGCAAGTTCCAAAG GCCTGGTGACCCCCAGTCAGCTCAGGATAAAGCACGGATGGATAAAGAGTACTTGTCCCTCATGGCTGAACTGGGGGAGGCCCCTGTGCCTGCATCTGTGGGCTCCACCTCTGGGCCTGCCACCACACCACTGGCCAGTGCACCTCGGCCTGCTGCTCCCGCCAACAACCCACCTCCACCG TCTCTCATGTCCACTACCCAGAGCCGCCCACCCTGGATGAATTCTGGGCCGTCAGAGAGTCGGCCCTACCATGGCATGCACGGAGGTGGCCCTGGTGGGCCTGGAGGCGGCCCCCACAGCTTCCCACACCCGCTACCCAGCCTCACAGGTGGGCATGGTGGACATCCCATGCAGCACAACCCTAATGGACCCCCGCCCCCCTGGATGCAGCCGCCACCACCACCGATGAACCAGGGCCCCCACCCACCTGGGCACCATGGCCCTCCTCCAATGG ATCAGTACCTGGGAAGTACGCCTGTGGGCTCTGGGGTCTATCGCCTGCATCAAGGAAAAG GTATGATGCCGCCGCCACCTATGGGCATgatgccgccgccgccgccgcctcccagTGGGcagcctccacccccaccctctggTCCTCTTCCCCCatggcaacagcagcagcagcagcctccgcCACCCCCTCCGCCCAGCAGCAGTATGGCTTCCAGTACCCCCTTGCCGTGGCAGCAAA GATCCCTCCCCGCGGCGGCGATGGCCCGAGCCATGAGAGTGAGGACTTTCCGCGCCCATTGGTGA
- the SF1 gene encoding splicing factor 1 isoform X2, translated as MATGANATPLGKLGPPGLPPLPGPKGGFEPGLPTAPGPGAGLLVSGPLPPPPVGSVGALTAAFPFAALPPPPPPPPPPPPPQQPPPPPPPSSGSSYSPPQPPPPPPLYQRVSPQPPPPQPPRQDQQPGPAGGGGDFPSKKRKRSRWNQDTMEQKTVIPGMPTVIPPGLTREQERAYIVQLQIEDLTRKLRTGDLGIPPNPEDRSPSPEPIYNSEGKRLNTREFRTRKKLEEERHNLITEMVALNPDFKPPADYKPPATRVSDKVMIPQDEYPEINFVGLLIGPRGNTLKNIEKECNAKIMIRGKGSVKEGKVGRKDGQMLPGEDEPLHALVTANTMENVKKAVEQIRNILKQGIETPEDQNDLRKMQLRELARLNGTLREDDNRILRPWQSSETRSITNTTVCTKCGGAGHIASDCKFQRPGDPQSAQDKARMDKEYLSLMAELGEAPVPASVGSTSGPATTPLASAPRPAAPANNPPPPSLMSTTQSRPPWMNSGPSESRPYHGMHGGGPGGPGGGPHSFPHPLPSLTGGHGGHPMQHNPNGPPPPWMQPPPPPMNQGPHPPGHHGPPPMDQYLGSTPVGSGVYRLHQGKGMMPPPPMGMMPPPPPPPSGQPPPPPSGPLPPWQQQQQQPPPPPPPSSSMASSTPLPWQQNTTTTTTSAGTGSIPPWQQQQAAAAASPGAPQMQGNPTMVPLPPGVQPPLPPGAPPPPPPPPPGSAGMMIPPRGGDGPSHESEDFPRPLVTLPGRQPQQRPWWTGWFGKAA; from the exons ATGGCGACAGGAGCGAACGCTACGCCGCTGGGTAAGCTGGGCCCCccaggcctccctcccctccctggccccAAAGGGGGCTTCGAGCCGGGACTACCGACTGCCCCTGGGCCTGGGGCGGGGCTGCTGGTGTCCGGGCCGCTGCCGCCCCCGCCCGTGGGCTCGGTGGGGGCCCTGACCGCGGCCTTCCCCTTTGCGGCGCtacctccgccgccgccgccgccgccgccccccccGCCTCCTcagcagccgccgccgccaccgcccccCTCCTCGGGCTCCTCATACTCGCCGCCGCAGCCGCCCCCTCCGCCGCCGCTCTACCAGCGCGTGTCGCCACAGCCACCGCCACCCCAGCCGCCGCGTCAGGACCAGCAGCCGGGCCCGGCCGGCGGCGGAGGAG acTTCCCCAGTAAGAAGCGGAAGAGGAGCCGCTGGAACCAAGACACAATGGAACAGAAGACGGTGATTCCAGGAATGCCTACAGTCATCCCCCCTGGACTTACTCGGGAACAAGAAAGAGCTTATATAG TGCAACTGCAGATAGAAGACCTGACTCGTAAACTGCgcacaggagacctgggcatCCCCCCTAACCCTGAGGACAG GTCCCCTTCCCCTGAGCCCATCTACAATAGTGAGGGGAAGAGGCTTAACACTCGCGAGTTCCGTACCCGCAAGAAACTTGAGGAGGAACGGCACAATCTCATCACGGAAATGGTTGCCCTCAACCCTGATTTCAAGCCACCTGCAGATTACAA ACCTCCAGCAACACGTGTGAGCGATAAAGTAATGATCCCACAAGATGAGTATCCAGAAATCAATTTTGTGGGGCTGCTGATTGGGCCAAG AGGGAACACCTTGAAGAACATAGAGAAGGAGTGTAATGCCAAGATCATGATCCGGGGGAAGGGTTCtgtgaaagaaggaaaagttGGGCGCAAAGATGGCCAGATGCTGCCAGGAGAAGATGAGCCGCTTCACGCCCTGGTCACTGCCAATACCAtggagaatgtgaagaaagctgtagAACAG ATAAGAAACATCCTGAAGCAGGGTATCGAGACCCCTGAGGACCAGAACGACCTACGGAAGATGCAGCTTCGAGAGTTGGCTCGCTTGAATGGAACCCTTCGGGAAGATGATAACAG GATCTTAAGACCCTGGCAGAGCTCTGAGACCCGCAGCATTACCAATACCACAGTGTGTACCAAGTGTGGAGGGGCTGGCCACATTGCTTCCGATTGCAAGTTCCAAAG GCCTGGTGACCCCCAGTCAGCTCAGGATAAAGCACGGATGGATAAAGAGTACTTGTCCCTCATGGCTGAACTGGGGGAGGCCCCTGTGCCTGCATCTGTGGGCTCCACCTCTGGGCCTGCCACCACACCACTGGCCAGTGCACCTCGGCCTGCTGCTCCCGCCAACAACCCACCTCCACCG TCTCTCATGTCCACTACCCAGAGCCGCCCACCCTGGATGAATTCTGGGCCGTCAGAGAGTCGGCCCTACCATGGCATGCACGGAGGTGGCCCTGGTGGGCCTGGAGGCGGCCCCCACAGCTTCCCACACCCGCTACCCAGCCTCACAGGTGGGCATGGTGGACATCCCATGCAGCACAACCCTAATGGACCCCCGCCCCCCTGGATGCAGCCGCCACCACCACCGATGAACCAGGGCCCCCACCCACCTGGGCACCATGGCCCTCCTCCAATGG ATCAGTACCTGGGAAGTACGCCTGTGGGCTCTGGGGTCTATCGCCTGCATCAAGGAAAAG GTATGATGCCGCCGCCACCTATGGGCATgatgccgccgccgccgccgcctcccagTGGGcagcctccacccccaccctctggTCCTCTTCCCCCatggcaacagcagcagcagcagcctccgcCACCCCCTCCGCCCAGCAGCAGTATGGCTTCCAGTACCCCCTTGCCGTGGCAGCAAA ATACGACGACTACCACCACGAGCGCTGGCACAGGGTCCATCCCGCCATGGCAACAGCAGCAGGCGGCTGCCGCAGCTTCTCCAGGAGCCCCTCAGATGCAAGGCAACCCCACTATGGTGCCCCTGCCCCCAGGGGTCCAGCCGCCTCTGCCGCCCGGGGCCCCTCCCCCTCCGCCGCCTCCGCCGCCTGGTTCCGCCGGCATGAT GATCCCTCCCCGCGGCGGCGATGGCCCGAGCCATGAGAGTGAGGACTTTCCGCGCCCATTGGTGACCCTTCCAGGCAGACAGCCTCAGCAGCGCCCCTGGTGGACAGGATGGTTCGGCAAAGCAGCCTGA